One Oncorhynchus mykiss isolate Arlee chromosome 9, USDA_OmykA_1.1, whole genome shotgun sequence genomic window, agctacaattttgaaagtaagatgttgacatgatcagtccaatcaaggctactgtagatataacatgatctgacattttatctgtggccaatgatcttgagccttcttggatgggcacttctaatgtaactctatggcagcacccaaggggcttgaattttcaagctctTGCTGTGGATTTTGCGCTGACATAGTGTTCCCATgagacagaacactgagccaatcactgcgcaactagagaacattaccaattATTTTTccccgctggctgccccaccagcacagaaagcactgagctaggctgaaacacctgcattttgcaGCGGCCTTAATCAAGAAAggaaaaaaagagaccatgttggTATATGGCTTTATTAAGTTAATGTTGTTTttaacattgtttgcaaactgatatgtgacacgtattaatggcaaaataacatgcaaaacaggcaacaacaaaacaacattttgtttaaggtcctgagtgctctggagcaggttttcatcaaggatctctctgtactttgctcttttAATCTTTCCCGATACTGACTAGTGTCTGTccgtgccgctgaaaaacatccccacagcatgatgctgcccccaccatacttcaccatagaggtggttccaggtttcctccagacatgacacttggctttcagaccaaagacttcaatcttgttttcatcagaccagagaatcctgtttctcatggtctgagagtcttttggagcctttttgcaaactccaagcgggctgtcgtgtgccttttactgaggagtggcttcttgggttcttggtcacctccctgaccaaggccctccccCGATTGCTGTGTGGATGGCTGGTCTCATGATCCCAcagatgaagaagccggatgtggaggtcctgggctggcgtggttacgtgtggtctgcggttgtgaggctggttggacgtactgccaaattctctaaaacgacgtagGAGGCGGCTGATGGTATAgatattaacattcaattctctggcaacagctctggtggacaaatcctacagtcagcatgccaattgcatgctccctcaacactTGTGGCATTTTGTTGCGTGACAAAACTTTTTATTCCTTTTattgcacctatgtaatgatcagtcagattattgatatgccacacctgtcaggtggatggattattttagcaaaggagaaatgttcattaaaagggatgtaaacaaatttgtgcaaaaaatctgagagaaataagctttttgtgcttatggaatattcagggatcttttatttcagctcatgatacATGggcccaacactttacatgttgcatttatatttttgttcagtatataactaATTGAGCattcatattatattatacatattgtATTAAAACCTATACTGTAAATAGTTGTGGCTGTACTTTTGAAACAAGGGTTGAGATAATTTACAATTTCCTTTTGTGGGTATCCCAAACATGGTCTCCTTTTCTAGAAACATATATAGATGGCAAATACCATCCTACTATATTGTAGCaggtcccatgtggctcagttgatagagcatggtgcttgcaatgtcaGAGttggttgtgggtttgattcccatgggggggACCAGAATGAAATAGTATgataaatgtatgcactcactactgtaagatgctctggataagagtgtctgctaaattactaagaTGTAGCTAGCCATCATCAAATGACTGACTGGTGATGAGTTCCTTTTGGTGTGCCTGTGGTCTGTTCCCTTTGTGGAAGGCTACTGCCCTCTGCTGGATATTTGGTGTACATACAGATCAAAGAAGTCGAGACAGCTCTGGGACAGGATGGTATGTCCTTATCAAAGtcccctaaaacacacacacacaggctccctCTAATAGTCATCTTAAATATAGATATATTTTAAAGTTTATTAAAATATTTAGCAGAATTTCTGTTAAGTATGTTCACAGCATATTACTTTTACAATTCACTCTAAGTTGCATTATAAAACTATTGCATTATAAATCATGAATCCCAGTTCCACTCATGATTGACTCCAGAGTAAACCACATTCGTGTCCGtcgctctggtctgtctctctggttcTGTTCTCCTCTTGGTCTTCCTCGAGGAGAAACTCATGGCAGCATAGTTcagctcctctccctcatctctctgtaGATGAGAATTAGTCAGATAGTCTACCTCACAAGGTAGAGTGCTGTGTACAGTTGAAAAAGATGTGTGAAAGTGAATTACAATACTGGGCTGCTAGCCATTTTCATTTAAACGATACAATGTatattttactgtggaaatatatTATTTTGTTCTTTACACAAGTTGTCACATCCTTTTCAGATGTAATGCTATTTTTAATGTGCTAAATTGTTCATAAAGGGTTAGGTAAACAGGTAACATCATCTACCTCCTTGTCAGGACAGGAAGGGGCTGTAACACCACTTTGAGGATGTTGAGGCAAACCTGCTTGACAAAAATTAGGACTATTAGGACAGTGTACATTTTGGGGACAGGATGTGCCAGTGCCACTGCCTTCTCTATAAAAATGTAATTATAGCCGAGAAGCTATACCCGGTGGATTTATTAAAGGCCTAGTGAAGTCAATAATCAGATTTTCCTCAGTGTATATAAAAcagtgtacaaagcattaggaacacatgctctttccatgacagactgaccatgtgAATCCATGCGAAAGCTATGATCCGCTATTGATGTCTgttcttaaatccacttcaattagtgtagatgaaggggaggagacaggttaaataaggatttttaagcatttgagacatggagtgtgtatgtgccattcagagggtgaatgggcaagacaaaagatttaagtgcctttgaacagggtatggtagtaggtgccaggtgcgctggtttgagtgtgtcaagaactgcaacactgctgggtttttcacgctcaacaatttcctgtgtgcatcatgaatggtccaccacccaaagggcatccagccaacttgacacaactgtgggaagcattggagtcaacatgggccagcatccctgtggaacgctttcgacaccttgtatagTCCATGCCTCGATTAATTGAGGacgttctgagggcaaaagggggtgtaaTTCAATATTAtgaatattgagataaaaaccaCTAATTCATTCACACTCTTTCTTAAAACACCCCTCAATCACTTTCATGGTTATTATTGCCGCAACATTTTACCGTAATGATCATCACATTGTATGTAATCATATTAGAAGGTATGTGAATGAAAACACAAAATGGCAGTAGAAACAAAGGGCCTTAATGATACAGAACCTTTCTTCCTTCTCACACAGATGAGGACAACGACTGCGATCAAGCTCAAGATGTTGGATACGATTAGAGCCAGGAGCTTGGGGTCCACCAGATCAGCAGGGCCTGTGGTTTAAATTAAGTTGTTGATATTAATTCACAGATTACCAGTCAAAATCTTCtttatgttctacattgtagaataacagtgaagacatcacaactgaaataaaaaatatggaattacgtagtaaccaaaaaagtgataaacaaatcaaaatatcttttatatttgacattcttcaaagtagccaccctttgccttgatgacagctttgcatagtgttggtattctctcaaccagctacatgaggtagtcacctggaatgcatttcaattaacagagttctttgttaaaagttaatttgtggaatttctttccttcaatcagttgtgttgtgacaaggtaggggtgatgtagagaagatatccctatttggtaaatagggtccatattatggcaagaaatccatattatggccaagtccatattatgacaagaacaactcaaataagcaaagagaaatgaccgtccatcattaatttaagacatgaaggtcagtcaatgcggaaagtttcaagaacttttaaagtttattcaagtgcagtcgcaaaaaccatcaagcgcaataatgaaactggctctcatgaggactgacacaggaaaggaattgagatggtttgggatgagttggaccgcagcatgaaggaaaagcagccaacaagtgctcagcatacactgtatgtgggaactccttcaagactgttggaaaagcattcctcgtgaagctggttgagagaatgccaagagtgccaagagtgtgcaaagctgtcattaaggcaacaGGGGGCctttttttaacccctttttctccccaattttgtggtatccaattgttgtaggagctactatcttgtctcatcgctacaactcccgtacgggctcgggagagacgaaggttgaaagtcatgcgtcctccgatacacaacccaaccgcactgcttcttaacacagcgcgcatccaaccaggaagctagccgcaccaatgtgccgggggaaacaccgtgcacctggcaaccttggctagcgcgcattgcgcccggcctgccacaggagtcgctggtgcgcgatgagacaaggacatccctaccgaccaagccctccctaacccggacgacgctaggccaattgtgcgtcgccccatggacctcccggtcgcggccagttatgacagagcctgggcgcaaacccagagtctctgatggcacagctggcgctgcagtacagcgcccttaaccactgcgccacccgggaggccacagGGGGCTactttgtttaatacttttttttgccctatgattccatgtgttatttcatagttttgatgtcttcattattattctacaagtaaaataaagataaacccttgaatgagtaggtgtgtccaaacttttgactggtgctgtacatgTTACATTTTGTAAGCTTAGCCTTACACCCTTTTACAATTTAGAGTTGCATCAGCACATTCATTTTAGTTTGATTGCTCTTGAATTATGACAGGTACAAATCAAAATACCTCCAACATCCAGCTTGGTCCTGTTCCCAAACAGTATTTCCCCACatgaggccacagcacagtaATAAGTCCCAGCATCAGAGAGGATGAGGTTCCTCTTGGGGAGGTTGTAGACACAGCTCTGTGTAGGAGACCCAGCCTCAGGGCTCTTCTCACACTGATCACTCCTGTCTCCATGTGTGTAAATGATTCCTGGATGGGATTCTCCTGAACGATGTCTGAACCAATAGACACTGTGATCTCCTGAACAGGTCTTAGTGTGTATTGTACAGTTCAAAGTCACAGAGTCTCCTGGCTGGACAGACTCAGACACAGACTGCTGAGTAAGATGCTGGTTCCTGGAATCTACATCTTTTACACAATAAAACCAAGGTTCTAGTAAATGTTTGTTATATTACAATACAACCACGTGGAGAGCCTGATAGTCACATGTTAATacatttacactgagtgtacaaaacatcaacacttgctttttccatgacagactgaccaggtaaatccaggtgaagctatgatcccttattgatgtcacttgttaaatccactttaatcagtgaagatgaaggggaggagacaggttaaagaaggacttttaaggtttgagacatggattgtggggTAAGACAAAATGGGCAGTAGGTGATAGTAGGTGATAGTAGGtgatgatagtaggtgccaggcgcatcggtttgaatgtgtcaagaactgcaacactgatgGGTTTTTCAAgcgcaacagtttcccgtgtgtatcaagaatggtccaccgcccAGAGGACATCGAGCCAACTTGACACTATTGTGGGAAtcagtggagtcaacatgggccagcatccctgtggaatgctttcgacaccttgtagtccatgccctccAAATTGaagttgttctgagggcaaaagggggtgcaactcaatattatgaagATGTTCCTAAagtttttacactcagtgtatatatgttACTTACCCCCATACATCAGAAACACACCCTTCCCGAAGATCATGGCATCGTAATCGCGTGCAGCACAGTAATACATCCCCATATCTGATGGTCTAGCATCTGAAATAGTCAGCACAAAACTGGTTCCATTCTTCGTTGCCATATACCGGGGGTTGTTGTTAAACTCTCCAAAGAACTTtgcagtgttggagtgtgtgtaaAGAGACAGCATCAATACTGGGGCTTGTCCTATTATTATCTTGATCCAGTTGTAGTAGTTGCCATCTTCTTCTGACGTGAGGCATTCCAAATGAACTCTGTCTCCAGCCAGGAAAGTCTTTAAGACATCGCTCTGGCTGATTTTAGCAAGAGACCCTTAAAAATAATAAAGCATTCATGACTTACTTTTTCTTACTAACTTTGTACAGGTTTTTGTCTCAGCTGTTTCTAATCAGACTTGAACCCTAACCTTATGCGCTAAGTTAAATCAGCCTTACCTGTTTTAAACATCAGTAAAAATATGAGAAACAGTTGGGttattgtataattccttctctgATGATAGCTTCTCATGTGTAGACTAGTCATCCTGTGTGTCAGATGAGAGTGAGAATCAGAGGGTTATGGGTGTCTTTTTATACTTGGCTTGGGTGATGGTCCACAGGCCTGATTGGCTGCTCTGTGAACTGTAAAGACACGGAACAGGACAACTTTACCCTCCCCTCTGACTTTTTTCTGTCCTCATGTTACACAACAACAGTTTCCATTTTCTTCAGAAAAGCTATCGAGATATACACACCATATGAAACATCCTGGTCCTCATTTCAGTTCTTtaatttcacttttttttttacagtaataCGACATGATTATGATTGGCAAGCTCCTATCTACTCACTCATAGATGTATCAGTAGCATTAACATTATTCATCAGAATGACAACTGCTTAAGAATGCCTTCTCCAGTACTTTAGTTCAAGAGTCTTGGACATTGCGGCAAATTATTATCTATCAGACAGAATGAATGCTATTCATGCACTTTTTTTTGTGATATTATATAATTGAATGCATACATTGAGGAGTGTTTCCACTTTTCCTTACATGATTTATCATTCTATTGATCTCAAAGTGACCAATATAGGCCCTCACCAACAGGGGGAATCTTGCTCTATGCTCCCTCAAATCTACTCTGTAGATTACACCTATAAGGGTACTCCTTCATATTTCTATACTCCCAATACTTTCTCCAGTTATGCCATTTGTAACACACTATTTCATCTCGAAGATGAAATTCATGACAACAACATGTTGTGTTCTGTAAACATAAGGGATGATTGTTGTTCAGACAGAGGGTGTGGTGAAACTGGGGGTGGAGACCTTGGTTCCATCTGAAAGggtaccatattccctacagcagggttccCCATCTGgctttatttggccccccaagttttctgagcaataaaaaaaatctaattaaaaCTGTGTGGAATTGTCATTgttggacaaaaaaaaaacagttaaaaAAACCCACccggaaatcagctccaagtgaatTTCATTTatgaaatctgttcccaagtattcccatgcaTTATAAAGGGACACGACATGATCGTATAAacatgtaagcaaggtttgaaatgattatgttttagtcaaacattatatctgttATGGCTTCTTTCGgttaatttgcagtctacaaattatttgtaattgtgGACCGGCCCCCaaccgaccatccgctcaagaataTTTGccctgcggctgaatctagttgatgatccctgccctacagtacatagtgcccttcttttgaccagagagcacacagggtgccattttggaagctCATTTGTCATTTGGTTGATGCTGTAGGTAGATAACGGTTTTGGTAAAAGTAAACTAAGCCTTGATAAGTGCATGACCTTACTGCACCCTGCTGTCCTAATAAACAATGAGGACATGAAACCCGTGGGCTAGAAGTGTAAGAGGTCAAATTACAGCTGTGACATTTGGTTTTCAACTTCTTCCAAATCTCTCTGTTCAGAACAAATACAGAAATTGAAAAAGTGCATGATGACCAAAGACATCACAAGGCTCATCACAGGCCATAGAAAcacaataatacaaataatatgcatgcaaatcaaattgcattggtAGCAAACTATAACACATAAAACACATGTCACAGGAAATATGAGGTGTGAACTCAAAAGTACCTAAGAAAGAAACGTTTATAGCAAATGCGCAAAGGCATGACGTCTGTTTGTTTAGTTGTTGAGTGGAAACTTCTGACCACAGAGATCTttgtatgaggtgtgtgttgttTTCCATCCCTGTTCATACCAGCGAGGTGA contains:
- the nitr2 gene encoding novel immune-type receptor 2 (The RefSeq protein has 3 substitutions compared to this genomic sequence); amino-acid sequence: MTSLHMRSYHQRRNYTITQLFLIFLLMFKTGSLAKISQSDVLKTFLAGDRVHLECLTSEEDGNYYNWIKIIIGQAPVLMLSLYTHSNTAKFFGEFNNNPRYTATKNGTSFVLTISDARPSDMGMYYCAARDYDAMIFGKGVFLMYGDVDSRNQHLTQQSVSESVQPGDSVTLNCTIHTKTCSGDHSVYWFRHRSGESHPGIIYTHGDRSDQCEKSPEAGSPTQSCVYNLPKRNLTLSDAGTYYCAVASCGEILFGNRTKLDVGGPADLVDPKLLALIVSNILSLIAVVVLICVRRKKGLPQHPQSGVTAPSCPDKERDEGEELNYAAMSFSSRKTKRRTEPERQTRATDMNVVYSGVNHEWNWDS